One window of the Bradysia coprophila strain Holo2 chromosome X unlocalized genomic scaffold, BU_Bcop_v1 contig_26, whole genome shotgun sequence genome contains the following:
- the LOC119069348 gene encoding glycine-rich cell wall structural protein-like isoform X2: MRAFVLISCLAIAAARPEAGYSYSRPSGGSSGGGHSSGGFSGVSGGSNFGSSGFGSSGGHSGGFSGGSSGGFSGGSSGGFGGVSSGGFGGFGGGASSGGFGGSGFGGSYSSGGSAIVQKHIYVHVPPPEPEEIRPQRPIPVGQAQKHYKIIFIKAPSPPSYQAPQIPLQPQNEEKTLVYVLVKKPEEQQDIVIPTQAPTQPSKPEVYFIKYKTQKEGGSIGGGIGGGIGGGIGGGIGGGIGGGIGGGHSSDIGGGHSAGGDIGSIGGSGSGIDFGSSHGSSGPSAQYGPPGKSGPY; encoded by the exons atgAGAGCCTTTGTGTTAATTTCGTGTTTGGCGATCGCCGCGGCCAGACCTGAAGCAGGATATTCGTATAGTCGACCATCCGGTGGTAGTTCGGGTGGTGGACATAGCAGTGGTGGATTTAGTGGTGTTAGTGGTGGATCGAATTTCGGTAGCTCCGGATTCGGATCAAGTGGTGGACATTCAGGTGGATTCTCCGGCGGTTCGTCCGGAGGATTCTCTGGTGGCTCATCCGGTGGATTCGGCGGTGTCTCATCCGGAGGATTCGGTGGATTCGGCGGTGGAGCTTCGTCAGGCGGATTCGGTG GATCAGGATTCGGTGGAAGTTATAGTAGCGGTGGATCAGCAatcgttcaaaaacatatcTAC GTCCATGTTCCCCCACCAGAGCCAGAGGAAATCCGTCCACAAAGACCAATTCCAGTAGGACAGGCCCAGAAGCATTACAAAATTATCTTCATCAAAGCCCCATCACCTCCATCTTACCAAGCTCCTCAAATCCCACTTCAACCccaaaatgaagagaaaacttTGGTCTACGTTTTGGTCAAGAAACCCGAAGAACAACAAGACATTGTTATCCCAACCCAAGCACCCACCCAACCCAGCAAACCAGAAGTCTACttcatcaaa TACAAGACCCAAAAGGAAGGTGGATCAATTGGCGGTGGAATCGGCGGAGGAATCGGCGGTGGAATCGGTGGAGGAATCGGCGGTGGAATCGGCGGTGGAATCGGCGGTGGACACAGCAGCGACATTGGAGGTGGACACAGCGCTGGAGGTGACATTGGCAGCATTGGAGGATCTGGCTCCGGTATTGATTTCGGATCATCTCACGGAAGCTCAGGACCATCAGCTCAATACGGCCCACCCGGCAAATCTGGACCATACTAA
- the LOC119069348 gene encoding glycine-rich cell wall structural protein-like isoform X1, whose product MRAFVLISCLAIAAARPEAGYSYSRPSGGSSGGGHSSGGFSGVSGGSNFGSSGFGSSGGHSGGFSGGSSGGFSGGSSGGFGGVSSGGFGGFGGGASSGGFGGASSGGFGGSGFGGSYSSGGSAIVQKHIYVHVPPPEPEEIRPQRPIPVGQAQKHYKIIFIKAPSPPSYQAPQIPLQPQNEEKTLVYVLVKKPEEQQDIVIPTQAPTQPSKPEVYFIKYKTQKEGGSIGGGIGGGIGGGIGGGIGGGIGGGIGGGHSSDIGGGHSAGGDIGSIGGSGSGIDFGSSHGSSGPSAQYGPPGKSGPY is encoded by the exons atgAGAGCCTTTGTGTTAATTTCGTGTTTGGCGATCGCCGCGGCCAGACCTGAAGCAGGATATTCGTATAGTCGACCATCCGGTGGTAGTTCGGGTGGTGGACATAGCAGTGGTGGATTTAGTGGTGTTAGTGGTGGATCGAATTTCGGTAGCTCCGGATTCGGATCAAGTGGTGGACATTCAGGTGGATTCTCCGGCGGTTCGTCCGGAGGATTCTCTGGTGGCTCATCCGGTGGATTCGGCGGTGTCTCATCCGGAGGATTCGGTGGATTCGGCGGTGGAGCTTCGTCAGGCGGATTCGGTGGTGCATCTTCGGGTGGATTCGGAG GATCAGGATTCGGTGGAAGTTATAGTAGCGGTGGATCAGCAatcgttcaaaaacatatcTAC GTCCATGTTCCCCCACCAGAGCCAGAGGAAATCCGTCCACAAAGACCAATTCCAGTAGGACAGGCCCAGAAGCATTACAAAATTATCTTCATCAAAGCCCCATCACCTCCATCTTACCAAGCTCCTCAAATCCCACTTCAACCccaaaatgaagagaaaacttTGGTCTACGTTTTGGTCAAGAAACCCGAAGAACAACAAGACATTGTTATCCCAACCCAAGCACCCACCCAACCCAGCAAACCAGAAGTCTACttcatcaaa TACAAGACCCAAAAGGAAGGTGGATCAATTGGCGGTGGAATCGGCGGAGGAATCGGCGGTGGAATCGGTGGAGGAATCGGCGGTGGAATCGGCGGTGGAATCGGCGGTGGACACAGCAGCGACATTGGAGGTGGACACAGCGCTGGAGGTGACATTGGCAGCATTGGAGGATCTGGCTCCGGTATTGATTTCGGATCATCTCACGGAAGCTCAGGACCATCAGCTCAATACGGCCCACCCGGCAAATCTGGACCATACTAA